A DNA window from Loxodonta africana isolate mLoxAfr1 chromosome 7, mLoxAfr1.hap2, whole genome shotgun sequence contains the following coding sequences:
- the LOC100668397 gene encoding olfactory receptor 9G4-like: protein MEVGNRTILTEFILMCFSTDTRLQLILFGIFLLLYLVALSGNMILVILIRINSRLHTPMYFFIGNLSFLDFWYISVYTPKILVNCVSEDKRISLAGCAAQMFFACFLAYTECYLLAAMAYDRQVAICNPLLYSGTMSSSLCTGLVAGSYIGGFLNAIAHTANTFRLSFCGKNIIDHFFCDAPPLVKMSCTDTKVYEKVLLGVVGFTVLSSILVILISYFNILLAIVRIRSATGRCKAFSTCASHLISVMLFYGSLLFMYSRPSSTYSLERDKVAALFYTVVNPLLNPLIYSVRNKDVKEAFRKAIQTIRPQG from the coding sequence ATGGAAGTGGGAAATCGCACGATCCTGACTGAATTCATCTTGATGTGCTTCTCAACAGACACCCGGTTGCAGCTGATTCTGTTTGGAATATTTCTGTTGCTGTATTTGGTAGCTTTGTCAGGGAACATGATTTTGGTTATCTTAATCCGGATTAACTCCCGTCTTCACACACCTATGTACTTTTTCATAGGCAATCTGTCTTTCCTAGATTTCTGGTACATCTCTGTGTATACCCCCAAAATCCTAGTTAATTGTGTCTCAGAAGATAAGCGTATTTCCTTGGCTGGCTGTGCAGCCCAGATGTTCTTTGCCTGCTTTCTAGCCTACACTGAGTGCTATCTCCTAGCAGCCATGGCGTATGACCGCCAAGTGGCAATTTGTAACCCCTTACTCTATTCAGGTACCATGTCCAGTTCTCTCTGTACTGGGCTAGTTGCTGGCTCCTACATTGGAGGGTTCTTGAATGCCATAGCCCATACTGCCAACACTTTCCGCCTGAGTTTTTGTGGTAAGAATATCATTGACCACTTCTTCTGTGATGCACCACCATTGGTAAAAATGTCCTGTACTGACACAAAGGTCTATGAAAAAGTGCTCCTGGGTGTGGTGGGCTTCACAGTCCTCTCCAGCATTCTTGTCATCTTGATTTCTTATTTCAACATCTTGCTGGCTATCGTGAGAATCCGCTCGGCCACAGGAAGGTGCAAAGCCTTCTCAACCTGTGCTTCCCACCTGATCTCAGTCATGCTCTTCTATGGATCCTTACTCTTCATGTATTCAAGGCCTAGTTCTACCTACTCCCTGGAAAGAGACAAAGTGGCTGCTCTGTTCTATACTGTAGTGAACCCATTGCTCAACCCTCTCATCTACAGTGTGAGGAACAAAGACGTCAAAGAGGCTTTCAGGAAAGCTATACAGACCATACGACCACAAGGATGA